One Glycine max cultivar Williams 82 chromosome 3, Glycine_max_v4.0, whole genome shotgun sequence DNA window includes the following coding sequences:
- the LOC100782592 gene encoding 7-deoxyloganetic acid glucosyltransferase, with amino-acid sequence MEEHSSAAPHILALTFPAEGHIKPMFNLTKLLSQKGHRITFVNTRHNHNRLLQFTDLPSFHTQFPNFNFATVNDGVPDGHPPNDFSVMVSPASRSKVALEFRELLSSLVEKRCLWGPPSCMIVDGMMSTIAMDAAEEFGIPVLTFRTYSATCTWVTIHISKVIREEAVDMQDPEDIDKVLSSIPGLENLLRDRDLPSVFRLKPGSNGLEFYIKETLAMTRASGLILNTFDQLEAPIITMLSTIFPKVYTIGPLHTLIKTQITNNSSSSLHLRKEDKICITWLNHQKEKSVLYVSFGTVVKLSHEQLLEFWHGLVNSMKPFLWVMRRDLINREGIMENINVPIELELGTKERGLLVDWAPQEEVLAHPSVGGFLTHCGWNSILECIVEGVPMLCWPLMADQTVNNRCVSEQWGIGIDIDGTYDRLVIENMVKNVLENQIEGLKRSVDEIAKKARDSIKETGSSYHNIEKMIEDIMSMKIRKKY; translated from the exons ATGGAAGAGCACTCATCAGCAGCACCTCACATATTGGCTTTAACCTTTCCAGCAGAAGGCCACATCAAACCCATGTTTAACCTAACCAAACTTCTCTCCCAAAAAGGCCACAGAATCACCTTCGTCAACACACGCCACAACCACAATCGCCTCCTCCAATTCACAGACTTACCCTCATTTCACACCCAATTCCCCAATTTCAACTTCGCAACCGTCAACGATGGAGTGCCCGACGGCCATCCTCCGAACGATTTTAGCGTAATGGTGTCTCCGGCCAGCAGGTCCAAGGTTGCCCTAGAGTTCCGGGAGTTGTTGTCGAGCCTCGTCGAGAAACGTTGTCTGTGGGGCCCACCTTCTTGCATGATTGTCGATGGAATGATGTCAACGATTGCTATGGATGCTGCTGAAGAGTTCGGGATTCCGGTGCTAACTTTCCGCACGTACAGTGCCACTTGCACGTGGGTTACGATTCACATAAGCAAAGTTATTCGGGAGGAAGCGGTGGATATGCAGGATCCAG AAGATATAGATAAGGTGCTATCAAGCATCCCAGGATTAGAGAATTTATTGAGAGATCGTGATCTTCCATCTGTCTTCAGATTGAAACCTGGAAGCAATGGCCTTGAATTCTACATCAAAGAAACCCTAGCCATGACTCGAGCTTCTGGTCTTATACTCAATACCTTTGACCAGCTAGAAGCCCCCATCATCACTATGCTAAGTACTATATTTCCCAAAGTCTACACCATTGGCCCTCTCCACACTCTCATCAAGACTCAAATCACAAACAATAGTTCATCATCCCTTCATTTGAGAAAAGAAGACAAAATTTGCATAACATGGCTTAACCATCAAAAGGAAAAGTCAGTTTTGTATGTTAGCTTTGGCACTGTAGTGAAGCTGTCACATGAGCAGTTATTAGAATTTTGGCATGGTTTGGTGAATAGTATGAAGCCTTTCTTGTGGGTTATGAGAAGAGACTTGATCAATAGAGAAGGTATTATGGAAAACATTAATGTACCTATAGAACTTGAGTTAGGGACTAAAGAGAGGGGTCTTTTAGTGGATTGGGCCCCACAAGAGGAGGTTCTGGCCCACCCTTCAGTAGGAGGGTTTTTGACACATTGTGGTTGGAATTCTATATTGGAGTGTATTGTTGAAGGTGTGCCTATGCTATGTTGGCCGTTGATGGCTGATCAAACGGTCAACAATAGGTGTGTGAGTGAGCAATGGGGGATTGGAATTGATATAGATGGAACCTATGATAGGTTGGTTATTGAGAACATGGTGAAGAATGTGCTGGAGAATCAGATAGAAGGACTCAAAAGGTCCGTGGATGAGATTGCGAAAAAAGCCCGTGATAGTATCAAAGAAACTGGTTCTTCTTATCATAATATAGAGAAAATGATAGAGGACATAATGTCAATGAAGATAAGGAAAAAGTATTGA